A genome region from Baekduia alba includes the following:
- a CDS encoding RNA polymerase sigma factor gives MDDSALLRRAAAGDDEAFAVFYRRHLDEVVAYLRRRVAEPELAFDLTAETFAAAVVGAASWRGEGDPVAWLYGIARNKWRESVRRGRVEDAARLRLRLEPLELEDADLLAVEVRADAGAERLDAWLAELPEPTRRAVVGRVVEERGYGEIAAELACSEQVVRQRVSRGLAALRARIEEEGEA, from the coding sequence ATGGACGACTCCGCGCTCCTGCGCCGGGCGGCCGCGGGCGACGACGAGGCGTTCGCGGTCTTCTACCGGCGCCACCTCGACGAGGTCGTGGCCTACCTGCGCCGGCGCGTGGCCGAGCCGGAGCTCGCGTTCGACCTGACGGCGGAGACGTTCGCGGCGGCGGTCGTCGGCGCGGCGTCATGGCGCGGCGAGGGCGATCCGGTGGCGTGGCTGTACGGGATCGCCCGCAACAAGTGGCGCGAGTCGGTTCGGCGCGGGCGCGTCGAGGACGCGGCGCGGCTGCGGCTGCGGCTCGAGCCGCTGGAGCTGGAGGACGCGGACCTGCTGGCGGTCGAGGTCCGGGCCGACGCGGGCGCCGAGCGGTTGGACGCGTGGCTGGCCGAGCTGCCGGAGCCGACGCGCCGCGCGGTCGTCGGCCGCGTGGTCGAGGAGCGCGGGTACGGCGAGATCGCCGCGGAGCTGGCGTGCTCGGAGCAGGTCGTGCGCCAGCGGGTGTCGCGGGGGCTCGCGGCGCTGCGGGCGCGGATCGAGGAGGAGGGCGAGGCGTGA
- a CDS encoding GNAT family N-acetyltransferase — MGARAWKAGPNEAEIVARLLIGFRDHLGYAWPSDNAFLAGVERLMDDRDTDYILAAADDDSPPSGVAQLRYRMGIWRAGGDCLVEDVFVTEAARGNGVARALLDFATLRARERGCRRMELDVNEANTPAIALYESFGFTLGSPRDLYMRRHLDAGPDA, encoded by the coding sequence GTGGGAGCGAGAGCTTGGAAGGCCGGCCCGAACGAGGCCGAGATCGTCGCGCGGTTGCTCATCGGGTTCCGCGATCACCTCGGCTACGCCTGGCCGTCGGACAACGCGTTCCTGGCGGGCGTCGAGCGGCTGATGGACGACCGCGACACCGACTACATCCTGGCCGCGGCCGACGACGACTCCCCGCCCTCGGGCGTCGCCCAGCTCCGCTACCGCATGGGCATCTGGCGCGCCGGCGGCGACTGCCTGGTCGAGGACGTCTTCGTGACCGAGGCCGCCCGCGGCAACGGCGTGGCCCGCGCCCTCCTCGACTTCGCGACCCTCCGCGCCCGCGAGCGCGGCTGCCGCCGCATGGAGCTCGACGTCAACGAGGCCAACACACCCGCGATCGCGCTCTACGAGTCCTTCGGCTTCACCCTCGGCTCACCCCGCGACCTCTACATGCGCCGCCACCTCGACGCGGGCCCGGACGCGTAG
- a CDS encoding DUF4442 domain-containing protein, translating into MDLEPLRAGMEQAVPFNGHLGLEIVEVAVGRGVARLPDNEALRNHTGSQHASALFAVGQAASGASLAAVFVEQLPRLELAPEAAEITYKKIPRGPLTATAVLGASPGELLDELGREGQVTFGIDVAIVDGAGDVVADMTVRWNVRKES; encoded by the coding sequence ATGGACCTCGAGCCCCTCCGCGCCGGCATGGAGCAGGCCGTCCCGTTCAACGGGCATCTCGGCCTGGAGATCGTCGAGGTCGCGGTCGGACGTGGGGTCGCGCGGCTGCCCGACAACGAGGCGCTGCGCAACCACACCGGCTCGCAGCACGCCAGCGCGCTGTTCGCCGTGGGCCAGGCGGCGTCGGGCGCTTCGCTGGCCGCGGTCTTCGTCGAGCAGCTCCCGCGGCTGGAGCTGGCGCCCGAGGCCGCCGAGATCACCTACAAGAAGATCCCGCGCGGGCCGCTGACCGCGACCGCCGTCCTGGGCGCGAGCCCGGGCGAGCTCCTCGACGAGCTAGGCCGCGAAGGCCAGGTCACGTTCGGGATCGACGTCGCGATCGTCGACGGCGCCGGCGACGTCGTCGCCGACATGACCGTCCGTTGGAACGTCCGCAAGGAGTCGTAG
- a CDS encoding Fic family protein: MSPSLSSSDRAGVFVAAGRPPDDYATFRPRPLPPDPPVALDLAANRLLERANQALGRLDGITMLLPDPTTLLYTYIRKEAVLSSQIEGTQSSLSDLLLFEADVAPGVPIEDVEETANYIVALNYAVEAVTSGRLPISSRLLREAHRRLLTGGRGGDKAPGRFRRTQVWLGGATPTEARFVPLPPQEVAGAIADLERFVHDDGDGLPVLVKAALAHAQFETIHPFLDGNGRVGRLLITLMLCEEGVLDRPLLYLSLYFKQHRDVYYDRLQRIRTHGEWEQWVAFFLRGVLDVATSAIQTTRDIVELIERDRATIAGLGGRGAATNARVMELAIQRVVLTPRGVQEALTLTGPPVYAALQRLEEAGILREATGRQRNRVYVYDKYLALLNAGTERSQAATP, from the coding sequence ATGTCGCCTTCTCTCTCATCCAGCGACCGCGCAGGCGTCTTCGTCGCCGCCGGCAGGCCCCCGGACGACTACGCCACCTTCCGGCCGCGTCCGCTGCCGCCCGATCCCCCGGTCGCGCTCGACCTCGCCGCCAACCGGCTCCTCGAACGCGCCAACCAGGCGCTCGGCCGGCTGGACGGCATCACGATGCTGCTGCCGGACCCCACGACGTTGTTGTACACCTACATCCGCAAGGAGGCGGTGCTCTCCTCGCAGATCGAGGGCACGCAGTCGTCGCTCTCCGACCTCCTGCTCTTCGAGGCCGACGTCGCGCCGGGCGTCCCGATCGAAGACGTCGAGGAGACGGCCAACTACATCGTCGCGCTCAACTACGCCGTCGAGGCGGTGACGAGCGGCCGGCTCCCGATCTCGTCGCGGCTGCTTCGCGAGGCACACCGCCGGCTGCTCACCGGCGGGCGCGGCGGCGACAAGGCCCCCGGCCGGTTCCGCCGCACGCAGGTGTGGCTCGGCGGCGCCACTCCGACCGAAGCCCGCTTCGTCCCGCTGCCGCCGCAGGAGGTGGCGGGCGCGATCGCCGACCTGGAGCGCTTCGTCCACGACGACGGCGACGGGCTGCCCGTGCTCGTCAAGGCCGCACTCGCCCACGCGCAGTTCGAGACGATCCATCCGTTCCTCGACGGCAACGGCCGCGTGGGGCGCCTGCTCATCACGCTGATGCTGTGCGAGGAGGGCGTGCTCGATCGTCCCCTCCTCTACCTCAGCCTCTACTTCAAGCAGCACCGCGACGTGTACTACGACCGCCTACAGCGGATCCGGACCCACGGCGAGTGGGAGCAGTGGGTCGCGTTCTTCCTCCGTGGCGTGCTCGACGTCGCGACCTCGGCGATCCAGACGACCCGCGACATCGTGGAGCTGATCGAGCGGGACCGCGCGACGATCGCCGGCCTCGGGGGACGCGGCGCCGCGACCAACGCGCGGGTCATGGAGCTCGCGATCCAGCGGGTCGTGCTCACGCCGCGCGGTGTGCAGGAGGCGCTGACGCTGACCGGACCACCGGTCTACGCGGCGCTGCAGCGTCTCGAGGAGGCGGGCATCCTGCGCGAGGCCACGGGGCGGCAGCGCAACCGGGTGTACGTGTACGACAAGTACCTGGCCCTGCTCAACGCGGGGACGGAGCGGAGCCAGGCGGCGACGCCATGA
- a CDS encoding MBL fold metallo-hydrolase — MLAAATILGSGGFVPTGTRETSSVLLLPAADDDAAVVIDAGTGLRRLITDRDALLGGRSRLEVLLTHFHIDHICGLAYLTELTGIAITVRGPGAELYDMPTATALQRLFAPPIMPVDLEQLGVAVGELPVGALDEDDGLAGALGISTRRQDRHTNPTLGIRVGDALTWCTDTEDDPLTVAFARGSRVLAHDAWGPPVAPGHAEPAAAAQVAVDAGCEQLVLIHVPPMADETALHGRAAAVHGAVTVATDGLDLLAL; from the coding sequence ATGTTGGCCGCCGCGACCATCCTCGGGAGCGGCGGCTTCGTGCCCACCGGCACGCGCGAGACGTCGTCGGTGCTCCTGCTGCCGGCCGCCGACGACGACGCGGCGGTCGTGATCGACGCGGGCACGGGCCTGCGGCGGCTGATCACCGACCGCGACGCGCTGCTCGGCGGGCGCTCCCGGCTGGAGGTGCTGCTGACGCACTTCCACATCGACCACATCTGCGGGCTGGCCTACCTCACCGAGCTGACCGGGATCGCGATCACCGTCCGCGGTCCGGGCGCCGAGTTGTATGACATGCCGACGGCGACCGCGCTGCAGCGCCTGTTCGCGCCGCCGATCATGCCGGTCGACCTCGAGCAGCTCGGCGTCGCCGTCGGCGAGCTGCCGGTCGGCGCGCTCGACGAGGACGACGGCCTGGCGGGCGCGCTCGGCATCTCCACCCGCCGCCAGGACCGCCACACCAACCCCACGCTCGGGATCCGCGTCGGCGACGCGCTGACCTGGTGCACCGACACCGAGGACGACCCGCTGACCGTCGCCTTCGCCCGCGGCTCCCGCGTGCTCGCCCACGACGCCTGGGGCCCACCGGTGGCGCCCGGCCACGCCGAGCCGGCGGCCGCGGCGCAGGTCGCCGTCGACGCGGGCTGCGAGCAGCTGGTCCTGATCCACGTGCCGCCGATGGCCGACGAGACCGCGCTGCACGGCCGCGCGGCAGCCGTCCACGGGGCCGTGACGGTCGCGACCGACGGCCTGGACCTGCTGGCTCTGTAG
- a CDS encoding acetyl-CoA carboxylase biotin carboxylase subunit — protein MFSKVLVANRGEIAIRVMRTLEEMGIASVAVYSELDRDALHVQRADEAYLLGGPTAAESYLKIEKIIEVCKESGAEAVHPGYGFLAENAAFARACDEAGIVFIGPPASAIDAMGSKTKARELMQAAGVPIVPGTTEPVDTLEDALRIAKDEIGFPVAVKAASGGGGKGFRVALTEDKLKDAFEGASREGEKFFSDGTVYLERYLPDPRHVEVQVLADRHGNVIHLGERDCSVQRRHQKLIEESPAPAVDAEMRARIGKIGTDAAKAVDYVGAGTIEGMLQDGEYFFLEMNTRVQVEHCVTEMTTGIDIVREGILAAAGEPLSVTQDDVELRGHAIECRINAEDASRNFAPAPGKIGGYKEPSGPGVRVDSGVGPGGEVTPMYDPMVAKLIVWDTDREKATQRMLRALGEYEIEELKTLIPFHRALLATRQWNDAETCRDLVEDKAWLKELAFPAPTRVGGSDSDEEETVEQGYVVEVGGRRFDVKVIGPPPVGGVVVGAGAASAANGAGPKKRGERKSSGGGGADELVSPLQGNMWKVLVKQGDTVEEGQLLCIIEAMKMENEITAHKAGTIETLSITEGEPIQAGAPIAVIKSPAPAAE, from the coding sequence ATGTTCTCCAAGGTCCTGGTTGCCAACCGGGGCGAGATCGCCATCCGCGTCATGCGCACGCTGGAAGAGATGGGGATCGCGTCCGTCGCCGTCTACTCGGAGCTCGATCGTGATGCGCTGCACGTCCAGCGCGCCGACGAGGCCTATCTGCTGGGCGGCCCGACGGCCGCCGAGAGCTACCTTAAGATCGAGAAGATCATCGAGGTCTGCAAGGAGTCCGGCGCCGAAGCCGTCCATCCGGGCTATGGCTTCCTCGCCGAGAACGCGGCGTTCGCGCGCGCCTGCGACGAGGCGGGCATCGTCTTCATCGGCCCGCCCGCGTCGGCGATCGACGCGATGGGCTCCAAGACGAAGGCCCGCGAGCTGATGCAGGCCGCCGGCGTCCCGATCGTCCCGGGCACGACCGAGCCGGTCGACACGCTCGAGGACGCGCTGCGGATCGCCAAGGACGAGATCGGCTTCCCGGTCGCGGTCAAGGCGGCGAGCGGCGGCGGCGGCAAGGGCTTCCGCGTCGCGCTGACCGAGGACAAGCTCAAGGACGCCTTCGAGGGCGCGTCGCGCGAGGGCGAGAAGTTCTTCTCCGACGGCACCGTCTACCTCGAGCGCTACCTGCCGGACCCGCGCCACGTCGAGGTCCAGGTCCTCGCCGACCGCCACGGCAACGTCATCCACCTCGGCGAGCGTGACTGCTCGGTCCAGCGCCGCCACCAGAAGCTGATCGAGGAGTCGCCGGCGCCGGCCGTCGACGCCGAGATGCGCGCCCGGATCGGCAAGATCGGCACCGACGCGGCGAAGGCCGTCGACTACGTCGGCGCCGGCACGATCGAGGGCATGCTCCAGGACGGGGAGTACTTCTTCCTGGAGATGAACACGCGCGTCCAGGTCGAGCACTGCGTCACGGAGATGACGACGGGCATCGACATCGTGCGCGAGGGCATCCTCGCCGCGGCGGGCGAGCCGTTGAGCGTCACCCAGGACGACGTCGAGCTGCGCGGCCACGCGATCGAGTGCCGCATCAACGCCGAGGACGCGTCGCGGAACTTCGCGCCCGCGCCGGGCAAGATCGGCGGCTACAAGGAGCCGAGCGGGCCGGGCGTGCGCGTCGACTCGGGCGTCGGCCCGGGCGGCGAGGTCACGCCGATGTACGACCCGATGGTCGCCAAGCTCATCGTCTGGGACACGGACCGCGAGAAGGCCACCCAGCGCATGCTGCGCGCGCTGGGCGAGTACGAGATCGAGGAGCTCAAGACGCTCATCCCGTTCCACCGGGCGCTGCTCGCGACGCGCCAGTGGAACGACGCCGAGACGTGCCGCGACCTCGTCGAGGACAAGGCGTGGTTGAAGGAGCTGGCGTTCCCGGCGCCGACGCGGGTGGGTGGGTCCGATTCCGACGAGGAAGAGACCGTCGAGCAGGGCTACGTCGTCGAGGTCGGCGGCCGGCGGTTCGACGTGAAGGTGATCGGGCCGCCGCCGGTCGGCGGCGTCGTGGTCGGCGCGGGCGCGGCGAGCGCCGCGAACGGCGCGGGCCCGAAGAAGCGCGGCGAGCGCAAGTCGAGCGGCGGCGGCGGCGCCGACGAGCTCGTCTCCCCGCTGCAGGGCAACATGTGGAAGGTGCTCGTCAAGCAGGGCGACACGGTCGAGGAAGGCCAGCTGCTCTGCATCATCGAGGCGATGAAGATGGAGAACGAGATCACCGCCCACAAGGCCGGCACGATCGAGACGCTCTCGATCACGGAGGGCGAGCCGATCCAGGCGGGCGCACCGATCGCGGTCATCAAGTCGCCCGCGCCGGCGGCCGAGTAG